A part of Cannabis sativa cultivar Pink pepper isolate KNU-18-1 chromosome 6, ASM2916894v1, whole genome shotgun sequence genomic DNA contains:
- the LOC115695915 gene encoding mediator of RNA polymerase II transcription subunit 20a isoform X1: MPIKWVLHWQPNVGTTASGQIVNEVTQCVESMNGVKDGRWKATLTFYKPMLRDQSLLPEFPRDFMGISLPEQPNKYYFIIRGQRLVLEADSTIQTIMDKLQSYKSRVSLNFEGNQYQLGDFQLRVGKVSPAHSEALRGIVMELEYLPISSIEKARQMMDDFLDLWQDAVSKRSLPGHFMHIEPNFADFGLGDHYTSQHTAVQYAIVVAQVIATVQAGQAVRN, from the exons ATGCCTATCAAATG GGTTTTGCATTGGCAACCCAATGTAGGGACAACAGCGAGTGGTCAAATCGTGAATGAAGTAACACAATGCGTCGAAAGCATGAATGGCGTCAAAGATGGCAGGTGGAAAGCTACTCTTACTTTTTACAAGCCTATGCTTCGAG ACCAGTCTTTACTTCCTGAGTTCCCTCGAGATTTTATGGGGATTTCGCTACCGGAGCAACCCAACAAGTATTATTTCATAATTCGTGGGCAGCGTTTGGTTCTCGAGGCTGATTCAACAATTCAGACAATAATGGATAAATTACAGTCATACAAATCGAGGGTCTCTCTTAATTTTGAG GGGAATCAGTACCAACTTGGAGACTTCCAATTGAGGGTGGGGAAAGTTTCACCTGCTCATTCTGAAGCTTTGAGAGGAATAGTGATGGAG TTGGAGTACCTCCCTATCTCTTCAATTGAAAAGGCTAGGCAGATGATGGATGATTTCCTCGATCTATGGCAGGATGCTGTGTCAAAAAGATCATTACCAGGTCACTTCATGCATATAGAACCAAATTTTGCCGATTTCGGGCTTGGAGACCATTATACCTCGCAACATACAGCCGTCCAATACGCCATTGTTGTAGCTCAAGTAATAGCAACAGTACAAGCAGGGCAAGCGGTGAGAAATTAG
- the LOC115695915 gene encoding mediator of RNA polymerase II transcription subunit 20a isoform X2 → MASKMAGGKLLLLFTSLCFESLLPEFPRDFMGISLPEQPNKYYFIIRGQRLVLEADSTIQTIMDKLQSYKSRVSLNFEGNQYQLGDFQLRVGKVSPAHSEALRGIVMELEYLPISSIEKARQMMDDFLDLWQDAVSKRSLPGHFMHIEPNFADFGLGDHYTSQHTAVQYAIVVAQVIATVQAGQAVRN, encoded by the exons ATGGCGTCAAAGATGGCAGGTGGAAAGCTACTCTTACTTTTTACAAGCCTATGCTTCGAG TCTTTACTTCCTGAGTTCCCTCGAGATTTTATGGGGATTTCGCTACCGGAGCAACCCAACAAGTATTATTTCATAATTCGTGGGCAGCGTTTGGTTCTCGAGGCTGATTCAACAATTCAGACAATAATGGATAAATTACAGTCATACAAATCGAGGGTCTCTCTTAATTTTGAG GGGAATCAGTACCAACTTGGAGACTTCCAATTGAGGGTGGGGAAAGTTTCACCTGCTCATTCTGAAGCTTTGAGAGGAATAGTGATGGAG TTGGAGTACCTCCCTATCTCTTCAATTGAAAAGGCTAGGCAGATGATGGATGATTTCCTCGATCTATGGCAGGATGCTGTGTCAAAAAGATCATTACCAGGTCACTTCATGCATATAGAACCAAATTTTGCCGATTTCGGGCTTGGAGACCATTATACCTCGCAACATACAGCCGTCCAATACGCCATTGTTGTAGCTCAAGTAATAGCAACAGTACAAGCAGGGCAAGCGGTGAGAAATTAG
- the LOC133038869 gene encoding uncharacterized protein LOC133038869, producing the protein MEQLRDILAMLNRPPMTASAPEAPADPSTPPPAASPPVEEEEVFPDDYDPYEGAPATPIEAQPVIHVHDTESQGEILSIEAQPAVVKSRKRKRKPPVWFGDYTEMKRRHRPSSTFDPLEPPDEKLLTTFRKWCVGLIPNHRLRDLRSGDYGPGFFWIMLTPKEWLTDDHIDAAMHMLRRRRTDYPLTFPQKGVILSTFVTSMISSAWTSHKGPRKNFVWEDYILDYCRGVHKSQVFERWRGNEFIYFVLNLPEARHWVTLEVDIELWKINVYDCDSSVCHWTAMEPILKTWGELLPSLILATGEFPHNNQIMALTNRDINVLPKMHSTRATHDLVPKSTTRYIAIKKYYSIKICFTLD; encoded by the exons atggagcagctcagagacatattggccatgttgaatcgtccgccaatgacagcttcagcaccggaggccccagcagatccatctaccccaccaccagctgcttcacccccagtagaagaggaggaggtcttccccgacgattacgatccttatgagggagctccagcgactccgatcgaggcacaacctgttatccatgtacatgacacCGAGTCGCAGGGTGAGATTCTGTCGATAGAAGCACAACCTGCAGTGGTTAAGagtcggaagaggaagagaaagcctcctgtatggttcggtgactatacggagatgaagaggagacataggccatcttcgacttttgatcccctggagccaccggatgagaaattgttaaccactttccgaaagtggtgtgttggactcattccgaaccaccgacttcgggatttgagaagtggtgattacggtccaggattcttttggataatgctcacaccaaaggaatggcttacagatgac CATATAGATGCAGCAATGCATATGCTGAGGAGGCGACGCACCGACTATCCACTGACATTTCCTCAGAAGGGTGTCATCCTCTCCACATTCGTGACCAGCATGATCAGCAGTGCATGGACGAGCCACAAGGGTCCGAGGAAAAACTTTGTGTGGGAGGATTATATCCTGGACTACTGCAGAGGGGTtcataag tcccaagtctttgagagatggaggggtaacgagtttatttacttcgttctgAACCTTCCCGAGGCAAGGCACTGGGTCACACTTGAAGTCGACATAGAgctgtggaaaattaatgtctacGACTGTGATTCCAGCGTCTGTCATTGGACCGCCATGGAACCCATCCTGAAGACTTGGGGAGAACTGCTGCCCTCGCTAATCCTTGCAACCGGGGAATTTCCACATAACAACCAGATCATGGCGTTAACTAACAGGGACATCAACGTGCTTCCAAAAATGCATTCGACCCGAGCCACTCACGACTTAGTTCCGAAGTCAACAACCAGGTACATagcgataaaaaagtactatagtattaaaatatgttttacgttagactga